Proteins encoded within one genomic window of Bradyrhizobium sp. 186:
- a CDS encoding cobyrinate a,c-diamide synthase, with protein MAASLVISAPASGVGKTTLTLALARAWRNRGLKVQCFKSGPDYIDPAFHAAATGRASVNVDSWAMDRATIVHLVGRGTDADVVLAEGSMGLFDGVAARGVCGTGATADIAEMLGWPVLLVIDPSGQAQTAAAIAAGLRDYRAGLRLAGVVLNRVASPRHEDLVRRALADAGIAVFGALPRHAEISLPKRHLGLVQAEEQAEIGGLIDEAARFVAEHVDLDAVLRSAAAWSPEPAVKGLNVTPPGQRIALARDAAFSFVYPHMLEAWRAAGAEILPFSPLADETPDASADVCWLPGGYPELHAGKIAANAHFRGGLRAFAETRPVHGECGGYMVLGAGLTDADGIHHEMTGLLGLETSFAKRRMHLGYRLAELAAPMPGHQAGARLRGHEFHYSTIVAQPDTPLAVVHDATGAVIAETGSRRGQATGTFFHLIAEDR; from the coding sequence ATGGCCGCAAGCCTCGTCATCTCCGCGCCGGCCTCCGGCGTCGGCAAGACGACGCTGACGCTGGCGCTCGCGCGCGCATGGCGTAATCGCGGACTGAAGGTGCAATGCTTCAAGAGCGGGCCTGACTATATCGATCCCGCCTTCCACGCCGCTGCCACAGGGCGCGCCTCCGTCAACGTCGACAGCTGGGCGATGGACCGCGCGACGATCGTGCATCTCGTCGGCCGCGGCACCGATGCCGATGTCGTGCTCGCCGAAGGCTCGATGGGCCTGTTCGACGGCGTCGCCGCGCGCGGCGTCTGTGGTACCGGTGCCACCGCCGACATTGCGGAGATGCTGGGCTGGCCGGTGCTGCTGGTGATCGATCCCTCCGGGCAGGCGCAGACAGCTGCGGCCATTGCCGCCGGCCTTCGCGACTATCGCGCCGGCCTGCGTCTTGCCGGCGTCGTGCTCAACCGCGTCGCAAGCCCGCGCCACGAAGATCTGGTGCGGCGGGCGCTCGCGGACGCAGGCATTGCCGTGTTCGGCGCGCTGCCACGTCATGCCGAGATCAGCCTGCCGAAGCGGCATCTCGGCCTGGTGCAGGCCGAGGAGCAGGCCGAGATCGGCGGCCTGATCGACGAGGCCGCGCGCTTCGTCGCCGAGCATGTCGATCTCGATGCCGTGCTGCGATCGGCCGCGGCCTGGTCGCCGGAGCCTGCGGTGAAGGGCCTGAACGTGACGCCGCCCGGGCAGCGCATCGCGCTCGCCCGTGATGCCGCGTTCTCATTCGTCTACCCGCACATGCTGGAAGCCTGGCGTGCAGCCGGCGCCGAAATCCTGCCGTTCTCACCGCTCGCCGACGAAACGCCCGACGCGAGCGCCGACGTCTGCTGGCTGCCCGGCGGCTATCCCGAGCTTCACGCAGGGAAGATTGCCGCCAATGCGCACTTTCGTGGCGGCCTACGCGCCTTCGCCGAAACGCGCCCGGTGCACGGCGAGTGCGGAGGTTATATGGTGCTGGGTGCAGGCCTCACCGATGCCGACGGCATACACCATGAGATGACGGGTCTGCTCGGCCTGGAGACGAGCTTTGCCAAACGCCGCATGCATCTGGGCTACCGTCTGGCCGAACTCGCCGCGCCGATGCCGGGACATCAGGCCGGTGCGCGCCTGCGCGGCCACGAGTTTCACTATTCGACCATCGTCGCGCAGCCGGATACGCCGCTAGCGGTCGTGCACGACGCGACCGGTGCGGTCATCGCCGAGACCGGCTCGCGGCGCGGCCAAGCCACCGGCACGTTCTTCCATCTGATCGCGGAGGACCGGTGA
- a CDS encoding cobalamin biosynthesis protein — translation MKVAGLGFKRDVTLASLREALLAAGGPAGLAAVATVSDKADAEALKLLARECGVPIKAVPHDVLAGITTPTRSELIVEKFGTGSVAEAAALAAAGPRARLIATRTVSQDRTATAAIAEGDDA, via the coding sequence ATGAAGGTCGCCGGGCTCGGGTTCAAGCGCGATGTCACCTTAGCGTCGTTGCGCGAGGCGCTTCTGGCGGCTGGCGGTCCCGCAGGCCTCGCGGCGGTGGCAACGGTCAGCGACAAGGCCGACGCCGAGGCGCTGAAACTTCTGGCGCGCGAATGCGGCGTGCCGATCAAGGCTGTTCCGCACGATGTGCTCGCAGGCATCACGACGCCGACCCGGTCAGAGCTCATCGTCGAAAAGTTCGGCACAGGATCTGTTGCCGAAGCTGCTGCACTTGCGGCGGCCGGTCCTCGCGCCCGGTTGATTGCGACGCGGACGGTCTCGCAGGATCGGACCGCGACTGCGGCGATCGCGGAAGGAGACGACGCATGA
- the cobM gene encoding precorrin-4 C(11)-methyltransferase — translation MTVHFIGAGPGAPDLLTLRGRDLIAACPVCLYAGSLVPEGVLAHCPPGARIVNTAPLSLDEIVAEIAAAHAVGKDVARLHSGDLSIWSAMGEQLRRLRALGIPCTVTPGVPAFSAAAAALEAELTLPGLAQTVVLTRTPGRASAMPEGEKLGAFAATGAVLAIHLSIHLLDKVVAELTPHYGADCPVAIVWRASWPDQRIVRATLATLDAAVGAELERTALILVGKTLGAADFSESRLYAADYDRRYRPVGPEPRFPEAS, via the coding sequence ATGACGGTGCACTTCATCGGTGCAGGGCCGGGGGCTCCCGATTTGCTCACGTTGCGCGGCCGCGATCTGATCGCCGCCTGTCCGGTCTGCCTCTATGCCGGCTCGCTCGTGCCGGAAGGCGTGTTGGCGCATTGCCCGCCCGGCGCGCGGATCGTCAACACCGCGCCGCTGTCGCTCGACGAGATCGTTGCCGAGATTGCCGCTGCGCATGCGGTAGGTAAAGACGTCGCGCGGCTGCATTCCGGCGATCTCTCGATCTGGTCGGCGATGGGTGAGCAACTGCGCCGCCTGCGCGCGCTCGGCATTCCTTGCACCGTGACGCCGGGCGTGCCGGCCTTCTCGGCCGCCGCCGCGGCACTCGAAGCCGAGCTGACACTGCCCGGCCTCGCACAGACCGTGGTGCTGACGCGCACGCCGGGCCGCGCCAGCGCGATGCCGGAAGGCGAGAAGCTCGGTGCATTTGCTGCGACCGGTGCGGTGCTCGCCATCCACCTGTCGATCCATCTGCTCGACAAGGTCGTTGCGGAGCTCACGCCGCATTACGGCGCGGACTGTCCAGTCGCCATCGTCTGGCGCGCGAGCTGGCCGGATCAGCGCATCGTCCGCGCGACGCTTGCAACTCTCGATGCTGCGGTTGGTGCCGAGCTCGAACGTACCGCTCTCATCCTGGTCGGCAAGACGCTGGGCGCGGCGGATTTTTCCGAGAGCCGCCTCTACGCCGCCGACTACGATCGCCGCTATCGGCCGGTTGGCCCCGAGCCGCGCTTTCCGGAGGCGTCGTGA